In Anticarsia gemmatalis isolate Benzon Research Colony breed Stoneville strain chromosome 4, ilAntGemm2 primary, whole genome shotgun sequence, the DNA window GCTAGTTTTtctgtcaaaattaaaaaaaaataggcaaAGGTAAAATTTCAGTGTGCCAGTATGTAGAGTGAAGCGTCGTGCTGAATCGCAAACGACTTGTAGAGGTGAACGCACGACGAGCGCGGCACTCGTTGAACTTGACTCGGCTGCCTTAACATTGCGCGGAAGATATTATATAAGGAAATTATCTAATCACGCGTCCTTTTCAATCAGTTTAGTATGTTTAGGACTTGATATAGTACGTTGAAAGTTTTAATGTAGTTTAAGTACTGTGTACGTAGGTGGTATGGGTTTTTTGACACCATGTTAAATGTATAACCGAATACGAGTATGTCGCgctttattttagatttatgtGCTTACGCGTACTTGAAGATGATTCTAGATGAACTTAATTAACGCATAGATAATTAAGTGCTCAAACCTTTGTTTTCAGTATTCATTAGATGAGTAAACGTGTAAtcgtttgaatagataaatgcCGTCGACCTTTTATGTTTATCGTGTCTATGTTAGTTAAAGTTAGCCAATTATATAATGTAAACACTAGAATTCTACcgtacatatatattatacaggTATATTGTTTATCACAAGGAAATAATCCTACAAAAGCTGAACCGGTATGTTGCCCCATAGCTGTGATATTTACAGCACAAACCCAGTTTCGCTCCAGCTTACGAACAGTGTCTGAATGCTTCCTGTTTACGAAATGGTTACAAAACGTACCCTTCGAATATTCCGCAGTAATCAGTGGTCCAATGCGACTCCAGGGTACGGACCGTGAACCCTGCGCACACGCACCCGTGTTTGTCCGCCGTCGGATGATCCGAGGCCGATATATAAGCCGGCGACGGAGCACCCGGCACCATTCGCGATTAAACGCCACCGGAGTGAGCTTCCGCAGACCGAGGCCGGCCTGACTCTGACCGCCAACTGAATTGACACAATTGCTCGCCACCCTTCCGCGATGTCTGCGATACGGTTGCTTCTTGTCGCCGCACTCTTCCTCGCCACCGTCGAGTCGGCACCTTTCTTCGATGCGATTTACGATGCTATCAACGGTAACGCGAGAAGATCGTACGGCTATAGCGGCTATGGTAACTATGGATACGGGGGCTACCAGTATGGGAATGGCTACGGCAGCCCTCAAGACTACGGATATGCTAACGGAGGATACGGTGGCTACGGATACAAGCCCAAGCATGAGAAGGCGCCACCACGACAAGAGAGAACCTTCAAGGAGATCTGCAGGGTGCACTTCCCCGCGTCGGAGGATTTCCCGGGGAGGAACGGGATAGTGTGCCCCTACTGAGGGTCAGATCGCGTGTTCTACGCAATGGAGAGACTGCTCCGACGACGTAACATCATGAGGATGGGTTGATCTTAATACAAAGTAGTCACGATGATCTCTTCAGTCAAAATCCGAAATTAAAACATcgataaatacataaaacacattaaaacaaGACTTTTTCAAAGTGAGTGTTTAAGTGTGAATTGAGAAATCAAAAGAATATTCGGAGAAGTGATAAATTGCTTGCTCGATTACAGTAATCTGTGTCATGTTTACAAAGTGCAAGTGTCAAATACAGCGATGTGTTTGTAAACGTCATCAAGCCTAGGTCGACCTGTCGTGAAGAGTGATAAGTTACTGTTAATTCTCCTAGTAGTAGCGTGTGATTCGAAGTTTATCTCGTTAAGGTGATGACCTTGTGATAATTCGTCTATTAGTTCTTTAATTATTGTAGTTTCTCTGGCACACAAGACGCATGGAACACGCGATTGTAGTTTATAAAATGGACACAAAATTATGATTGGCTTTTCGTACttataaaattgtcttttagATCCACCATTTCTGTGTTCTTCCAAACATTTCCACCAAAGCGTTTCTTTGTCTATTTGTA includes these proteins:
- the LOC142972241 gene encoding uncharacterized protein LOC142972241, which produces MSAIRLLLVAALFLATVESAPFFDAIYDAINGNARRSYGYSGYGNYGYGGYQYGNGYGSPQDYGYANGGYGGYGYKPKHEKAPPRQERTFKEICRVHFPASEDFPGRNGIVCPY